The proteins below are encoded in one region of Sedimentibacter sp. zth1:
- the fliG gene encoding flagellar motor switch protein FliG, whose translation MAREDLSNKQKAAAIIIALGAENASKVYKYLKEDEIEQLTFEIAQITPISPEINERILEDFYGICLTQKFITEGGVEYAKDVLEKAFGQQTAANLLERVSKTMKTKAFDFIRKADYKNLLSIIQNEHPQTIALILSYARSEQAAAVIGELSKEKRLQVVERIAKMDRTSPEVIKQVESALEKKFMSVVSVDFAEIGGINYIADVMNNMDRGNEKYIFDELSKKDMKLTDEIRKRMFVFEDIISLSGRDIQRFVREVDTKDLVLALKGSNTEVAEAFFANMSQRMKDTIKSELEYTHNVRLRDVEEAQQRIVSIVRRLEEEGEIVITKGGKDEIIV comes from the coding sequence ATGGCTAGAGAAGATTTATCCAATAAACAAAAAGCTGCAGCCATAATTATTGCGTTAGGTGCTGAAAATGCCTCAAAGGTTTACAAGTACTTAAAAGAAGACGAGATTGAGCAATTAACATTTGAAATTGCTCAAATCACACCAATATCTCCTGAAATCAACGAACGAATTTTGGAAGATTTTTATGGTATATGTTTAACACAAAAATTTATAACTGAGGGCGGAGTAGAATATGCTAAAGACGTTCTAGAAAAAGCATTCGGACAACAAACAGCTGCAAATCTTTTAGAACGAGTTTCTAAAACAATGAAAACAAAAGCTTTCGATTTTATTAGAAAAGCTGATTATAAAAATTTGCTTTCTATTATACAAAATGAACATCCACAAACTATAGCTCTTATATTATCATATGCTAGGTCAGAACAAGCAGCTGCAGTTATTGGAGAATTGTCAAAAGAAAAACGTCTTCAAGTAGTAGAGAGAATTGCAAAGATGGATAGAACTTCCCCAGAAGTAATTAAGCAAGTAGAAAGTGCTTTGGAAAAGAAATTTATGTCAGTTGTTTCAGTTGACTTTGCTGAAATTGGTGGTATTAACTATATTGCTGATGTAATGAACAATATGGATAGAGGAAATGAAAAATATATATTTGATGAATTAAGTAAAAAAGATATGAAGCTTACAGACGAAATTAGAAAAAGAATGTTTGTATTTGAAGATATTATTAGTCTTAGTGGTAGAGACATACAACGTTTTGTACGTGAAGTTGATACTAAAGATTTAGTTTTAGCATTAAAGGGTTCGAATACAGAGGTAGCTGAAGCGTTCTTTGCTAATATGTCTCAAAGAATGAAAGATACAATTAAGTCTGAATTAGAGTATACTCATAATGTAAGATTAAGAGATGTTGAAGAAGCACAACAAAGAATAGTTTCAATTGTTAGAAGATTGGAAGAAGAAGGCGAAATTGTAATTACAAAAGGCGGAAAGGATGAAATAATTGTCTAG
- a CDS encoding flagellar M-ring protein FliF C-terminal domain-containing protein, giving the protein MVGEGEAKGGVVGTENNSEVPVYPEVTINGDDIYYKDKSTIDYLVSQIKEQVQHEPGSIEKMTVAVIVNKEKMTDDEKSNMKELIAYAAGIDIKDVALHNIKFNEPIVEVFDDKGNVKALTDKEKMIIAVGIVALILILFIIILISKKIKKAKLKKLEKEMIENPNQDTSEDSWDSIKDDIEVKETKEVALKKQISEFSSTNPEITAQLIRTWLKGEDN; this is encoded by the coding sequence ATAGTAGGTGAAGGTGAAGCTAAAGGCGGAGTAGTAGGAACAGAAAACAATTCCGAAGTTCCAGTATATCCGGAAGTTACTATAAATGGCGATGATATATATTATAAAGATAAAAGTACAATTGACTATTTAGTAAGTCAAATTAAAGAGCAAGTACAACATGAACCCGGAAGTATTGAAAAAATGACTGTTGCTGTTATTGTCAACAAAGAAAAAATGACTGATGATGAAAAGTCGAATATGAAAGAGTTGATAGCATATGCAGCAGGTATTGATATAAAAGATGTTGCGTTACATAATATTAAGTTCAATGAACCTATTGTTGAAGTATTTGATGATAAAGGTAATGTAAAAGCATTGACTGACAAAGAAAAAATGATAATTGCAGTAGGTATAGTAGCGCTTATATTGATTTTATTTATTATAATACTTATTTCTAAAAAAATTAAAAAAGCAAAGCTTAAAAAGTTAGAAAAAGAAATGATTGAAAATCCTAATCAAGATACATCAGAGGATTCATGGGATAGTATTAAAGATGATATTGAAGTTAAAGAAACTAAAGAGGTTGCACTTAAAAAACAAATTTCCGAATTTTCATCTACTAACCCAGAAATAACAGCACAACTTATTAGAACTTGGTTGAAAGGAGAAGATAACTAA
- the fliF gene encoding flagellar basal-body MS-ring/collar protein FliF, giving the protein MEEQLKNSGKNIIEFVKKLSKKVKIIIISATSVLIIGAIILTIIMNKTNYVVLFSDLEDEEVTEVMAKLKDKNVEYKYEKSGQILIPEKNESLVRMQLSEEGYPHSGLNYDIFTKNIDFMTTDYEKRKYDLYQLQERISASIETIKGVKEAIVNIAIPENDNYAWDTNKDESSANVKINMFSGYALTKSQVSGIQNLIKTSIVGLKTENISITDTDGNDLTTSNELMQTDTLKLKLEIEREIQNEVESNIAKLLTKGYGKDNVEVSAKCNINLDKKISENLQYIPN; this is encoded by the coding sequence ATGGAAGAGCAACTAAAAAATTCAGGTAAAAACATAATAGAGTTTGTGAAAAAACTCAGTAAAAAAGTAAAGATAATAATTATTTCTGCTACATCTGTACTTATCATTGGAGCAATTATATTAACTATAATTATGAATAAAACTAATTATGTAGTATTGTTTTCTGATTTAGAGGATGAAGAAGTAACAGAGGTAATGGCAAAGCTAAAAGATAAAAATGTAGAATACAAATATGAAAAAAGTGGACAAATCTTAATTCCTGAAAAAAACGAATCTTTAGTGAGAATGCAACTTTCTGAGGAGGGCTATCCTCATTCAGGGCTTAATTATGATATTTTCACAAAAAACATTGATTTTATGACTACTGATTATGAGAAAAGGAAATATGATTTGTACCAGTTACAGGAAAGAATTAGTGCTTCAATTGAAACAATTAAAGGTGTAAAAGAAGCAATTGTCAATATAGCAATTCCAGAAAACGATAATTACGCTTGGGACACAAACAAGGATGAATCTTCTGCAAATGTAAAAATAAACATGTTTTCAGGCTATGCACTAACTAAATCACAAGTTAGCGGCATACAAAATTTAATTAAAACTAGTATAGTCGGATTGAAAACAGAAAATATATCTATTACGGACACAGATGGAAATGATTTAACAACTTCTAATGAGCTTATGCAAACAGATACGCTTAAACTAAAACTTGAAATAGAAAGAGAAATACAAAATGAGGTTGAAAGTAATATTGCTAAATTGCTAACTAAAGGCTATGGAAAAGATAATGTTGAAGTTTCAGCAAAGTGCAATATTAATCTTGATAAAAAAATCAGTGAAAATTTACAGTACATACCAAACTAG
- the fliE gene encoding flagellar hook-basal body complex protein FliE — protein MIITPINKINGLDEISKIGQSTKTNKALNDNTKLPFSDIFSSALNDYKDAENQVNNDIYELSTGQSDDLHNLMINTKKAEMSLDLFIQIRNKALEAYKELIGMGI, from the coding sequence ATGATTATAACACCAATTAATAAAATAAATGGATTAGATGAAATTAGCAAGATAGGACAATCAACAAAAACTAATAAAGCATTGAATGACAATACAAAATTACCATTTAGTGATATATTTTCAAGTGCTTTAAACGACTATAAAGATGCTGAAAATCAAGTTAATAATGATATTTATGAGTTATCAACTGGTCAAAGCGATGATTTACATAACTTAATGATAAATACTAAAAAAGCTGAAATGTCTTTAGACCTATTTATTCAAATAAGAAATAAAGCATTAGAAGCATATAAAGAATTGATTGGAATGGGGATATAG
- the flgC gene encoding flagellar basal body rod protein FlgC, which produces MSFLQSMNISGSALTAQRLRMDIISENIANIDTTRTQKGGPYKRKMVVFESKDQTNTIFSQMLNNIKGIDGIKDANTNKGVEVSGIIEDEEPFKLVYNPTHPDANEDGYVEMPNVDSLKETIDMMEVVRAYQSNITALNAIKEMASKALEIGR; this is translated from the coding sequence ATGAGCTTTTTACAATCAATGAATATCAGTGGTTCAGCACTAACTGCACAAAGATTACGAATGGATATTATTTCTGAAAATATTGCAAATATAGATACAACACGTACACAAAAAGGTGGGCCGTATAAAAGAAAAATGGTTGTTTTTGAGTCTAAAGACCAAACTAATACTATCTTTAGCCAAATGTTAAATAATATAAAAGGTATAGATGGAATTAAAGATGCTAATACAAACAAAGGTGTTGAAGTATCTGGAATTATTGAAGATGAAGAACCATTTAAATTAGTATATAATCCTACTCATCCAGATGCAAACGAAGATGGATATGTTGAAATGCCGAATGTAGATTCTTTAAAAGAAACAATAGATATGATGGAAGTAGTAAGAGCATATCAATCAAATATTACAGCTTTAAATGCTATAAAAGAAATGGCTTCTAAAGCATTAGAAATTGGAAGGTAG
- the flgB gene encoding flagellar basal body rod protein FlgB — MSYFDNITTTLLNKNLDGLWLRQQVTMENIANQSTPNYKSKYVDFEHELQNKIALINRNEINKVSEIKNKLNDSRILLGENDDKTSRLDGNNVDVEKENMELAKTQLNYNYTVSELNSYFTRMKMAISGLK; from the coding sequence ATGAGCTATTTTGACAATATCACAACAACGTTGTTAAATAAAAACCTTGATGGTTTGTGGCTAAGGCAACAGGTTACAATGGAAAATATTGCAAACCAGTCAACACCAAACTATAAAAGTAAGTATGTAGATTTTGAACATGAATTACAGAATAAAATTGCGTTAATAAATAGAAACGAAATAAATAAGGTATCAGAAATTAAAAATAAACTTAATGATAGTAGAATTTTACTAGGAGAAAATGATGATAAGACATCAAGACTAGATGGAAATAATGTAGACGTTGAAAAGGAAAATATGGAGCTTGCAAAAACACAGCTGAATTATAATTATACAGTTAGCGAATTGAATTCTTATTTTACAAGAATGAAAATGGCTATTTCTGGTTTGAAATAA